The genomic DNA ttgtcgaTCGAATGGAATGGCTGTTTTTGTCAATTCTTTGTAACCTATTCAACCTAAAACTAATCCAAGCCGATATTCAAGCGTGTCACTACGACAGGCAATGCGGCACTGGCTTGCAATGCTGTAGACGCACCGAGGGTAGGGGTGAATCATCGGGGGAAGGGGGATGTCGAGAGAGCTGTGACGATTTTTGTCTGAGAAATCACGATTGTGTACCTCCGAAAAGATGCGATACTTCTTCGAATCTCTGTACGACAAAGTGTGCAAAGGATGACGAGTGTCCGCGTAATCATGTTTGTGAAAATACGCAATGCGTCACGATCCATGAAAACACTCAACGTAGTTTTATCGAAACTCCACTGGTCGTAGCTGCGGTTTTGGTATTTATCTGTTGTTGTGGTGGAATAACTATGCAAAGGCAGCGTCAGAATCATATGAATAATAATGCCCATATCGACGCGGAAGCAGTAGCAGTTGAACGGACGTGGCAGCTCGATGAATCAAACGGTGAACGAGACGCCATTGCCATGAGCGGGCCTCCTTCTTATACTGAAGTCTTACACAGTACTGAACCGGAGGAACCTCCGCCGACATACGAAGAGGTCGAAGAGACATTAAGGATTTCTGCCGAGAGTCATGTTTGATTTTTCTTGAGCTTTAGTTATTTATAATAATGAAGGGGTGCgtggaaaaaggaaaaggccTACAATGTCAGaaacctggggggggggggggggggtgggtacttccttatatagTAAGTAACGGCCATAAGTTTTGGTTAGtgaaatttaaaacagcaaacaaaGGGGTGCATGGAATTAGACACCAAGTTTATTACTTAGCTCTAATGACGAATTCGCGATTTGATTCTGTTCAAATACAagacaaattaaaagaagaatCTGACAGTTTATAAGAAGTCACTTAGATACATTCCCTGCGGTttcaaaagcaaaaacagtGCATTTCACTTGGGCTCTGTTGCAGGTACCACTTCAATTATTATTGCAGAACTCAACCCCCCTGGGGCACTTAAGATCCCCCCCCCTTCACATGGGCAATTTGAACCAACGATCTACCTGCGTTCAACAGCCTCGAAGTACTTAaacctgagtatcaggcgttcaAATCTCCTCTCTCCCCTAACCCCAAAGGAAGGCCTAATGACTCAGGCTAACCTCAGAGGCAAAAGAAAATAAGGATTTTGAAATGAGAGAAGTTTATTCGTTGTCTATAACTTAGTTAACAGTTCTGGAGAGGCTAAGCATCTTTCAAAGCATGGCTGCTGTCATGGTGGTCGTGGTATTGGTGGTGGCGCTATTATACCCTACTAAGGCATGGAAACAGGGGTTCACCCGGGAGGAAATAAAACCCTGGCCTTTCTGCTGTGTCTGCTTCAATGGCTTAACATTTATAAGGCGCTTTTGCTTGTCGCACCCAATAAATGAATTTCGCGTGTTTAATCTACCAGTTTATTTTTCGTCGCTGCTTGAGGCCAAAGTCACGCGACCATTGACGTTCCACACGCGATTCTCGAACAACATTATTGCATAAtttctatttcaaaattaaaaagaccGAAAATGATACTAAGTAAGAAAGCTGTCACTATTCAGAGCAAATGATGTGTGATAATGGCTAAGTTGATGGTAAACAGGACGTTCTTTTCCACGATATTGATCAGTCAGAATTGATTTCGGTCACGTCTCGCAAATGGCGTGTCAGAACTCCGTGACTTGTCCAAGGGATAACTGAATCGAACATGTTAATGCCATGATTTTGGCATTTACATGTTCGATTCAGGCAGGGCCATTTTTCAATAATGGATAAACAAGAGATCTTGACATGCTTGAGAATTGCATGGATGAACAAACGCAAAACAAAACGATGTTTGGGTCATttgataaagaaaacaaaagagaggaaaagaaacaaagaaacatcTCAGTTTCGAAATTCGGGGAAGTGAGTGAACGTTACTTAAACCTATGAAAATGAGCTGTACGTGCTTTAAAATTCGTGAGTTCAATGCGTGTGGTATGGATATAACAAACGCTGTCAAATACATACACTTGTTCTAAAGTATTTTTAGTCACAATGAATGTTTATTTTCTCCATCCAATGGGCGACCATTGAAGAATCCTCGCGTGTAGAGTTGTCGTGTCGCGTGCGCTTCAAAGTTTTTGCTACAACCAGGCCAAGATTGAATGAGATGGAAAATAACTCCCATTATAAGTCATTATACAAGGTGACGCTCCACTTCCGAAACCCATtttggaaacaacaacaaagtagCGCAACGCTGATTGATaagcttattattatttgcaTATCTATTATTTCCTGTTATTAACACCTGCGAGTCGCCAAAAACCGCTTTGTTACCACTTGTCGCGTTAGTGTGTAAATGAGCAAAGTGTGCGTATGTATACTGTAAAACGAATAACTTCAAGAACAGCAATGAAACGAagatttattacatgtaatATGGCAAGATGAAGGCGGTCATCAGAGCGACAGCTTTCGCTCTCTTGCTGATTTTCAGCCCAACGATGACGGGCTTGGGGTCGACCTGTTCCACCAAGGGCCCCGAATGCCCTAAGTCGAAAATTTGTTGTGTGGTCTGTGTTTCTTCACAAAAAGTCTGCAAAGTCCCTTGTCAGGAGCTGGAAGACTGCGACTCGTCACTGAACGAAACATGCTTGGATGGGTACTGTAAGTGCTCTTCGTCTTTCTCTTGCAACAATCTTTGTCAAACGGCTCCAGACTGTTCGCGTTCGAACGCCTACTGTAATCAAACGTGCGAAAACCTTCCTACACAAGGCACTAGGCCAGAAGAACTTCCACTAAATCCAGCTCTGCTGGCAATTGTGACGATAATGGGCGTTCTTATATTCTCGTTTCTCTTCTGTTGTTGTTTGAGCAGAATGAAGAGCGAACGAAAGTCAATACAGGCCCGAGAGGCTAAAGGCAAATTAAAGAACCTGGGCATTGAACGGCGGACTACAGAAGTCATTGAAAGCGAAAATGCATCGCCTCTGATTAAAGCCGAAAGTCAGAGTGCTGCTTCTTCAAGGAACGGCATTTTAGCCTCTGAGACTTTCAAAAATACAATATCTCGCGATAAAGAGAAGGAAATGCTGATATCCGTTGTGGTGGAGTCTGGTTTGCCTCCTATTCGCGAGGAAGACGAAGAGGGTGAACAAGAAAAAGAGTAGTCAGAATATAGCCGAGTTCCATGAGGGAGAAGAACAGCTGTATTTATTTGGCCAGTGAAACATAATTACTGCGCCGTCAAAAATAAGTGAAAGCACACTTCATTTGTTGCCTCGACCGATAAACTTCAGTTAACGTCGATGTTGTCGATTAATTGACAAGAAAATAGGTTTTTTATGAAAGCAACAGTCAAAGAATCGTCGTTTTCGTGCATTGTAACACGGAGTTTCATAAAAAAACCTTCGCTGCTGGATAACACGCCAGCTTTTTTGCCTGCGGTCAACACGAATTGATTTGGGCAAACCACGGAAACATAGTTGGCGATCGCCGCGGAGAATAATAAAACCGCGTTTTAATAACTTGTTCGACCACCGAGTACGTACTTTATACCAGTCAATCGTGATGGAAAAAAATTGCGGTTGCATTCGAAGTTGAACGAAATGTCATCTCTGGCACTGACTCGCAACTCGTACTAAAATTTTACATTTGCTCTATGCCTTTTTAAAAGTATGATAAGACTACTTATAGCTTAGCCAGTCTTTGGCGGTCGGCAACAGCACGTTGAAGTCATAATTAATCTTGGCTAGGAAAGAAATTTTACGATAGTGTTTTTGCCGGGAGTATAAATAGCCTCGGGCTTAGTCTAAGTTATCTATTTCTTTATAGCCGTCTGGTGGATCGAAATTATCGCGATGGACAATGAAAAATTATGAATAGAACTAATGGATTTAAGCCAGGTTATATCAAATTTTATTTCAGGAATTTCGTTGCTTAGAGAATCAGCTGTCGACCCAAAATCGAAATTTCGAAACGTGTTGTAATCTATTTTAGAGAGTTTATATTTACCGGTTGCATACGACTGTACCTATGTATTTAAAAATTcaggagaaaaataaatagTGAATATTATTTTGTAAGTTAATAACACGTTtctgttttgcttaaaatgatATTGAGCTGAAGCTGTTGAGGCCAATATATtcgatttattttcatttctacGTCTTTTACTTAAGTAACGATCAAATGGTGGTCATGAGAAAAGCTCGATTTAGCTTAAGATGCTCGACTTAACGTTAACAGCATTGGTTAATCCTAAATTGTATGGTTAATTTAATCTCAGCGaataattttttccaaaatattaattttttttgttactattcaattgacaataataatattgttagcCGATCCCTCAGAAAATGCCATATATGGAAAAAGTACTACTTTGCGCGTTCAGCTGCTTCTTCACCCTACGTCTTGCTCAAATGTGAAACAAGATTCAGTTTGCGAAAATTTGGGACACTCGTGCATTACGAAAACGCGTAAGTTAATACTGTGGAAACCTTATTCGTTTCAGGACTTTCATTGTGTTTTTTCTTGTGAGGCGATCGTTTCAATGACTAGAATTTTGTACAATATACTTTCCAATGCGGCCACTTATCAAAATACCAAATTTAATTCTTCTGGTCAAGCACTCAAGATGTAGTCTGCATCACAGACAGTCTAAACAGTCGGAGGTCAGTGGCAAGATTGTATATTGTAGGTTTTGAGTGAAACTTCCGGCTGCACCACAGACTATATATGGGATCACAGCTAAGCTCTAAATATGAGCCTCCGCGTTGTTGCGTAAACGTCGATCGAAATACAAGCATTCCGGCGTAGGCCGAAGAGACGATGTTATTCGggatttaatttttcttgaagAGAGCTTCAATAGCGTGCTGTCGATAAAGAGCGCATTTGCAAACGTACGAACTGGTACCTCATCCAAAAACATATGTGATTTCCCTTTGCTATTTTCACTGTGGAGGTAGGCAGACCAGCCCTAAAATGATAAGACACACGCGCACTGACCAACCGGCACGGATGGCCAATACctaacgcatgcgcacagcTATATCACCGGGCAGTGGCAACTGTGGAAAGAGCCACTGCCCACTGCCTGGGTTATATGGTTGTGCGGATACGTTAGGTACTGGTCAGGCCGTGGGTTTAAGCCGTGGGAAGTAAAAACGGACGCCGTCATCGTGCGAGTGACCCCTTCGATCGCCTTTAGTTTGCCTGAAATCAAGGATATTCAGTGTCAGTTACTTAATAGCTAAAACTCGACCGAAACATGTCCCCATCTCTGCAGTATCGTCTTGTCACATTTCTGAACTGTCTGAGAAAATCCGGTTCCCAATCAATGGAAACACATTCATCAAGAGGTGAATAAAAGTTAGCCTAGCGTCTCCTACAATCCTATCCTGCGTTGTAGAGGTAATTCAAGAGCCCTATATATTTCAAGCACAACCAGTTGAAATCTATACCCAGCTGACTCAAAAGCCATACCCTCGGCCTCCGCCTCGAATAAGGAGAGCTCCCTTGCACAGCGGCCGCTACTGCCAgggaagtggggggggggggggggtacttgtgTAAATTTTTGATGGGtttgtgccgctggcctcttaGAACCCTACCCTATTACATTCTATTCTGTGGctaattatagaccccatcttagtcacttttgggcaaatgtgtaattttcgcgatcccaattTAGTCTCTtactatttttatgaattgacccattttttagattgaatgaagaacagtTTACTTTTCCtctgcagtacaaacattctggtacgtttgctaaccgtaaatatgaagaactgttttaccccccaaaaatccgaaaaatgTGCGACCATATCCTAGTagctctattgaaaatgcgacccatTGTAGCCAatcagtcgtgaaaatgcgaccccatccagcggcacatctccattagcctcttataaggaagtaccccccccccccccaaccagGCGCTACTGCTGCTAGCCCACGTGCAGACGACTCCTTACGTATTTGCTGCTTATTTCCCTGGATAATGTTATTTCCAATTCCTTGCACGTGCAGCAACCAAATAAAAGACGTCTGCACGCTTGCCAagttcagggcggaaaaacgttctgcgcaagcttctgcgcatcccttatcgcaggctcaaggcgggcttttctgtgtgttgaccagggcggataaaggttgggcgatgaaacgagcgctccgctcttcatttaatgtgtgatgcgtaGTAgtactggcacgagcgctctttccgcgcttccggtgcgcttgaaggccggcgaaaatttcgtttttgcaaaccggaaatcctattttgtttctgtaatttcaggctacaatgttaaatagataaatttgtttcataacaatatcaataaacagtttcatatgtttgtgtctgtttgcctataagtcaaacttgttgatcgtataatgccaaaatttgagtttaatttgaaagtgttgaatacctcctccttccactaaatatcacctaatcgtctttcgccgtttcgtttgcaaaagcttaacacttcttaacctcagtttttacatatgttaaagggggataaattttatacaacataacaaaaaattagattgatatattttgatatagtggcgttgtactgcttcaaactttgcttctcggattcaacgcgccatggcgattcgcgcaattgcgtcgcaaatccggcaactGCGTGTAAACAAAacttattgaggttagttgtaaggttttttctctacttttctctcgagaacaaaacaaagtaaacagtaaaaacagaggggaaactaattttgaagttccggagaaacagaaagacgtatgagatgtttagTGAAAATAAAGGGAAGCGTGATGTTGATTTTAATTAAGCATAATTAACCCTGCACGAgttgcacgcatttataaaatacacgtcatgtAGCTATGAAACGCCATCTGCTGTCTTTCAATACTTTTGCCATGGTTGAGGTTTTGCTTCGCGTTGTAGACagtttttagtttcttttggAAGAACATCGATAATAGCGAGTAACAGAAGGGAAATATATAAATTAGTACGGAAGCCGGTCATGGAAGAAGCCAGAGAAACCATTTTAAAGAGATGCTTGTCAACGCCGAcgaaacctcccgcaaaaaaattTGCGGCATTCGCCTCGCAGCGTAACAGCTCAAACAACACAGaagaacacaaacaaaaaaacatttcaagccataattcagtgacagcagAATCTAATGGAGAAAACACGTTACAAGCCGTGACCGAAGTCGACTCGACCAGGCGACATTCCCAAGCAGAGTCACCAAAAGGTACCCGAGTAGAAACATTTTCTTCGTATCTGGAATTTAGTACCGGTATTGAACTATGTGAGAGTGAATTGCTATTATACTCCCTATTAGTCGTCGCTTTTCCAGGTAACAGCTTTAGAGCTAGGTATCACGAAAAATACCTCAACATCTCAACTACAATTGAGAATGTCTTTCATGTGCACTTTAGCAGCACTGCGATCGCTAATTATCTGTATCGTGCCAACAATAACTTAACGAGAGACTTGGGAAAAGTCAATGGCATATTGAGGTGGAGGTATTATCGAGAGGAAATTGAGAGGATCGTCACAACCAATTCATCGACTCTTCAAGCTTTAATCTCCTCGCGTGACGCTATCATGGATTCAGTGACTGAGTTACGTAAACATTTAGCACAAGAATGTTCAAGGAAAGGGAACCGTCCAGCTGAAGAAGGTATGAATAGTGACACAGAAGAAGATACTGTCTTCGAGACAAGATTTGTTGAAAATTTCGATCTGTCCCAATTTCCAAACTGGAAGCAGTGTTTTaatgaggaaaaaaatacaagtcatttgttttattttggtgggaaatcCATTGGCTACTCCCAAATTGAAATTATAATTGACTCCAACAAAGTTTGGACAATTCGCCACGAGGGAAtggaaaaaaaagtcaacttaGATTGGGCAGATGTTTCACCGCAAGTAAATTCAATTCAAGATTTAGTTAAGCTTTTAGTCACCATTCAGTCCCTGAGAGTATGCTCAGGTTGCCCATTTGAACAGTTTCAGACGATAGTACCAAAGGGAATGTTTGAGCCTGTTTATTACACCCGAAATGGGGAACCTGCTGCCTTTGTTGAAACCAGTCCATCTCAGCATCATAAAAAAATCATACGGTCAACAAGCTGTCTTGTTTTCATCCCCTATGACGAGGCTTTACACTCAAGTGACATATGTGCAGCTTGTGAACACAGTAAGCACTACTTAAGAACTCTAAAGTCAAGGCTTAATTCACATAGTCATCAAtctcaaaataatgaaaactccAAATTCACACGTTTTGACTATCTTAGTAAAGAAGAGGTGCTCCAGTTGCTTCGAGAGAGAACGATTGAGATGAGGAGTCTACAGGAAAAAATCAAACAACTTGAAAAGTGCAGAGAAAAAATGGTGGAGGTAGGGGGAGATACTGATTGTAACTTAAGGGCGatgtttgaaaaactaaatgaaGCTTTAAAAAGCAGAAGGGGCAAACAGATTTCAAAGTGTAAATGGAAGGAATGCTCAGAACCAAAGGATGATGCAAAAGGTTGGGTTGAAGCAGACCAACTATACCTTCACGTGAGAGCTCATATAGAACAGGTAGATGAAAATATTGCACCAATTAACCGGATCTATAAATGTCATTGGGACAAATGCTATAAAACGTTTGGAAAGAAAGCTCTTCTGGAGACACACTTGAGGGATCATACAGGCTATTCAAGTGATCAATTTTTTGGTGTGTTGTTATGTGATCAGGCTAAGGCTTTGACTGTTCCAAAACGGCAAATGAGATGGCACCCCCTCATTATAAAGTGGTGTCTGAGAATGTATTCAAAATCTCATGCAGCATATGAAGATCTAAGAGACTCAGGCTTTTTAAAGCTTCCAAGTGGTCGCTTACTTTCTGACTACAAGAACTTTTCATCACCTCGCTCTGGGTGGCAGACTTCAACATTGTGGGAAAtgaaggagaaatttgacaaaacaaaaattggaaAGAGAGGCCAGCTTGGAGGCCTCTTGTTTGATGAAGTGAAAATTAAAGAGGGTCTTGTCTTTGATCCATCAACATTTGAACTGGTAGGATTTGTTGATTTGGATGATGATGAAACTGACCTACCTTTAGTTGGTCAACTAAAGGAAACTGATTGTAACCCTCAAAATAAACTGGCAACACATGTTCTTCAGTTTTACTTCAAGAGCCTGTTTGGAAAGTTTGAATTTCCATGTGCATTTTTTCTAACAAGAGGGGTTAGTTCCCAAAAACTAAACAGAATTTTTTGGCAGGGAGTGAGTATGTTACATGGTTTCCAATTCACCATAATGCTTGCATGTTGCGATGGAGCCCCAGAGAACAGGGCATTCATGAACATGAATGGAACTAATCCTTCTAAGAGCAAGTGCTATAACCCCTTTTCAAAAAAaccattattttttatctctGATCCTCCACATCTTCtgaaaaaactaagaaacaatatttacagtagtggttttaaaattcagaatCCCCGCTTTACCCGGGTTTTGCAAAGAAATGGCAAATACATATTATGGGAGCATATTTACTCCGTGTATCAGAGGGACAGAAGAAGAAGATTATATGCTACCGATTTAAGAAGTGCACATGTTCATCTGGATAATTTAAGTAAGATGAGGGTTAAGCTTGCTGTGCAGACCTTATCAAGGAAAGTTCAGCGAGATATGGCTGCACATGAGAACAATGAAACATACGAAACACAAGAATTCATATGTATGTGTGCCACACTCTGGGATGTATTCAATGACAGCATGCCTCTTCAATCAATAACAGATCCCCGAATTGCAAAATTAAATCAAGTactgaattattttaaaacctGGAAACAACAACTGAGCCAGATATTTCAGAGAAGAGCAGATGTTTCAGACCATTTTATTACTTGGCAAACAATGTTTGATCTTGAGGTAAGACTAACATTACCCACTAACTAATTAACCTACAAAAGTAGAGCCTAAAGATTGTTGCATGTGCGAAATTTTACTTGCATgcttacaaaaaaaatgaatagaGGATGTCACATGGCCGTGCAGGGATACAAAATTactctttgagtgttgaaaagtacaaaaatgtaTTTGTGCAAACGggtgaaaataatattaaaattcaaTGTGAAAAGAGAACTGTGGTGTCTCTTTGCAGCCTTTAttctatctataataattataaacaccatttaaataccaaaccatttcacgaAAATATTTTCACGTGGAGAAAATGGTATGATTTATTTATGTAACCATAGAAATGGTGACATTTTCACATTTCAAAATGATGTGTtgtttttaggtgtcaagataTCATGTTTAAATTGCAtcaaagctcacctggtatttcactAGCTGTTTATGTAATGAAAATAGAATAGCTTTATTagtgaataaatcacactggAGAGGACCAATCAAATTGTAAGTATCACCAGTGATTACAAAATGGTTGTAACAAGTTCCAAAAACTAATGGTCACTTCATATTCATACATACCTTCAGGTATCCATAGATGGCCTTAAAGAGCTTGTTGCCTACATTAACACTGATGAGTTCAAAGCTGAGTATGGAAGTTTGTACATAATTCCAAAGAGACTAAATCAAGATATTGTTGAATCTTTTTTTTCATCACAACGACAAATGTGTGGGGGTACAAGAAACATGACAGCCTTTACCTATGGCTACAATGTAAATGGCATTGTTGCTTATAGATCTTCGAAGCTTATTAAGAACAAGCAGACAAATGTCTATGAAGTGGAGGAATGTGTGCATCTTGCAGAATCAAACCAGCATCTCCCAAGGAGATCGGATGGCCACACTAACATAGACGTAACTTGGACTGTTGATCTTTAAtagatttaaataataatattaaaatcaaatgcaaaattttttattacagtgtTAAATTTGAATGTTGCAAAAAATATATCCTAAAAAGGTGTTACACTGTTTTTTTTGCAGAGGTTCTCACAAGAACATGTAATTTCAAGAGAAAACTTGAGTTTACTATTATTGCATCTTAGAGCAAAAGTTTTATACAAGATATTGAACTCAGAGGAAAAAGTTAACATTGATCCAGCTTTCCTTGAGCTCTtgctg from Porites lutea chromosome 6, jaPorLute2.1, whole genome shotgun sequence includes the following:
- the LOC140941458 gene encoding uncharacterized protein produces the protein MKAVIRATAFALLLIFSPTMTGLGSTCSTKGPECPKSKICCVVCVSSQKVCKVPCQELEDCDSSLNETCLDGYCKCSSSFSCNNLCQTAPDCSRSNAYCNQTCENLPTQGTRPEELPLNPALLAIVTIMGVLIFSFLFCCCLSRMKSERKSIQAREAKGKLKNLGIERRTTEVIESENASPLIKAESQSAASSRNGILASETFKNTISRDKEKEMLISVVVESGLPPIREEDEEGEQEKE
- the LOC140941449 gene encoding uncharacterized protein, which codes for MEEARETILKRCLSTPTKPPAKKFAAFASQRNSSNNTEEHKQKNISSHNSVTAESNGENTLQAVTEVDSTRRHSQAESPKGTRVETFSSYLEFSTGIELCESELLLYSLLVVAFPGNSFRARYHEKYLNISTTIENVFHVHFSSTAIANYLYRANNNLTRDLGKVNGILRWRYYREEIERIVTTNSSTLQALISSRDAIMDSVTELRKHLAQECSRKGNRPAEEGMNSDTEEDTVFETRFVENFDLSQFPNWKQCFNEEKNTSHLFYFGGKSIGYSQIEIIIDSNKVWTIRHEGMEKKVNLDWADVSPQVNSIQDLVKLLVTIQSLRVCSGCPFEQFQTIVPKGMFEPVYYTRNGEPAAFVETSPSQHHKKIIRSTSCLVFIPYDEALHSSDICAACEHSKHYLRTLKSRLNSHSHQSQNNENSKFTRFDYLSKEEVLQLLRERTIEMRSLQEKIKQLEKCREKMVEVGGDTDCNLRAMFEKLNEALKSRRGKQISKCKWKECSEPKDDAKGWVEADQLYLHVRAHIEQVDENIAPINRIYKCHWDKCYKTFGKKALLETHLRDHTGYSSDQFFGVLLCDQAKALTVPKRQMRWHPLIIKWCLRMYSKSHAAYEDLRDSGFLKLPSGRLLSDYKNFSSPRSGWQTSTLWEMKEKFDKTKIGKRGQLGGLLFDEVKIKEGLVFDPSTFELVGFVDLDDDETDLPLVGQLKETDCNPQNKLATHVLQFYFKSLFGKFEFPCAFFLTRGVSSQKLNRIFWQGVSMLHGFQFTIMLACCDGAPENRAFMNMNGTNPSKSKCYNPFSKKPLFFISDPPHLLKKLRNNIYSSGFKIQNPRFTRVLQRNGKYILWEHIYSVYQRDRRRRLYATDLRSAHVHLDNLSKMRVKLAVQTLSRKVQRDMAAHENNETYETQEFICMCATLWDVFNDSMPLQSITDPRIAKLNQVLNYFKTWKQQLSQIFQRRADVSDHFITWQTMFDLEVSIDGLKELVAYINTDEFKAEYGSLYIIPKRLNQDIVESFFSSQRQMCGGTRNMTAFTYGYNVNGIVAYRSSKLIKNKQTNVYEVEECVHLAESNQHLPRRSDGHTNIDVTWTVDL